In one Bombyx mori chromosome 4, ASM3026992v2 genomic region, the following are encoded:
- the LOC101742312 gene encoding transport and Golgi organization protein 6 isoform X1: MSEIKHIFTKLENFQQKDGPNTFISMFINEHTKNLDKTKGEPDFDNYVLLKDLLHKIFEGIDELATEIRKDDTLLISVKQQKVLRTCFQLVASLGVSTCLIPGLGISISKRCSFSNTIPSFNLSQEQKYSILVDCTDFIHRSYEIPVYKNIIMTLHLSDYLAALIQLSFAQLKKPGTYKDFVMTEEMYKTFTNDRQKYLKIYDNLVSTCFQPTLMKELLVLQSITDPTPPAFLQRVISNEMSKRLLASGGLLSLIRCFIESYNADTGCEWKKIDMICRIVSVVHKGYSKTDYLKNMCSQLKQVLSLNNRQYSSTGIACLLTLYDKYKDDISVSDLVKGTFNTLNYETMISNSKLPGTVIFSPQEIEQKINILHSCTYLKIDWPAELIKPNIYVLFLIGARCTKNVDMQTKVKELLLRCMEQLNKEEVSSIMYKILIEQDHLQSSDILVEEYDAGVTIKAISERPVLKKDQLLIYFLKLFEASGDSLFVANVFEVSLLIATELNIQRKKKPNKDMLLVEDDDPLLIDKIDEQYALILQLLSEISNTPKITSTLKKNPLIVVQFIEYFIVQNYNSEEECSTVALVLLNVILSNAIKGDSLQSTLDRLKPVLDKISKDYSNYNHLLAKEALSYINTGNCEKINSRYEKAVADVFDSLVPVRAHGLIELTKLIDSADPETISKKHYIFCIFQELLKDNDSYIYLSAINGLASLCIHCTEDVLHVLCKEFLKQVLEQNQIVTQEVENKIAELRMKIGDVIVQVTKRLGDMAIVHKTVLLNTMLCGCRDDDPLIRTSAISNLAEIARVLHYKMGTIIYEVLLCIWNIIGTDNAVECRRAAVMVIANLIKGLGKETLLELKDNLLPIYRSLKNVYRDENEDPVLRLHAQLALEELNDVVKDFLFPEIKMEKQIFVIDRPDVVYK, from the exons ATGTcagaaataaaacatatatttactAAATTGGAAAATTTCCAACAAAaag atgGTCCTAATACATTCATATCAATGTTCATTAATGAGCATACTAAAAACCTAGATAAAACTAAAGGAGAACCTGATTTTGACAACTATGTTCTATTGAAAGAtcttttacataaaatattcgaGGGAATAGATGAGCTAGCGACAGAAATAAGAAAGGATGATACTCTATTGATAAGTGTTAAACAACAGAAAGTTCTAAGAACATGCTTCCAGTTGGTAGCATCGCTTGGTGTTTCAACATGCCTTATACCTGGACTAGGAATTTCTATTTCAAAAAGATGCTCGTTTTCAAATACAATTCCTTCCTTTAATTTAAGTCAAgaacaaaaatattcaatattagtTGATTGTACAGATTTTATTCACAGGTCATACGAAATACCTGtctataaaaacataataatgacCTTACATTTGTCTGACTACTTAGCAGCTCTAATACAATTGTCGTTTGCTCAGTTGAAGAAACCAGGAACATATAAGGACTTTGTCATGACTGAAGAAATGTACAAAACATTCACTAATGATAGACAAAAGTATCTAAAAATCTATGATAATTTAGTAAGTACCTGTTTCCAGCCTACACTCATGAAAGAGTTGCTTGTATTACAGAGTATAACAGATCCGACACCTCCGGCCTTTCTTCAGAGGGTAATTTCAAATGAGATGAGTAAAAGATTGTTGGCCTCAGGTGGATTGTTAAGTTTGATAAGATGCTTCATTGAAAGCTATAATGCTGATACTGGTTGTGAATGGAAAAAAATTGATATGATCTGCAGGATAGTATCAGTTGTGCATAAAGGTTACTCTAAAACTGATTACTTAAAAAACATGTGTTCACAGTTGAAACAAGTTTTATCCTTAAACAATAGACAGTACTCATCAACTGGTATAGCTTGTTTACTTACACTATATGACAAGTACAAAGATGATATATCTGTTTCTGACTTGGTCAAAGGAACATTCAACACATTAAACTATGAAACTATGATTTCTAACTCTAAACTACCTGGCACTGTTATTTTTTCTCCACAAGAAATAgaacaaaaaatcaatattctACATTCATGTACATATTTGAAGATAGATTGGCCTGCGGAATTAATAAAacctaatatttatgtattattctTAATTGGAGCAAGGTGTACAAAGAATGTAGATATGCAAACAAAAGTAAAAGAGCTACTATTGAGATGTATGGAACAATTAAATAAAGAGGAAGTTTCAAgtataatgtataaaattttaattgaacaagATCATCTACAGTCATCAGATATATTGGTTGAAGAATATGATGCTGGAGTCACTATAAAAGCAATCTCAGAGAGACCTGTGTTAAAGAAAGACCagttacttatttatttcttgaAACTATTTGAAGCTTCAGGTGATAGTTTGTTTGTTGCCAATGTCTTTGAGGTCTCCTTATTGATAGCTACAGAGTTAAATATACAGAGGAAAAAAAAGCCAAATAAAGATATGCTGTTGGTAGAAGATGATGATCCACTATTGATTGATAAAATTGATGAGCAATATGCCTTAATATTGCAGTTACTCTCTGAGATATCCAACACACCCAAAATAACTAGCACATTAAAAAAGAACCCTCTCATTGTAGTTCAATTTATAGAATATTTCATTGTCCAAAATTACAATTCAGAAGAAGAATGCTCCACAGTCGCTTTAGTTCTTTTGAATGTAATTTTGTCAAATGCTATAAAGGGGGACAGTTTGCAAAGTACATTGGATCGACTGAAACCTGTGTTGGACAAAATATCAAAAGATTACTCTAATTATAACCATTTGCTTGCCAAAGAAGCCCTGTCCTACATCAACACTGGGAATTGTGAGAAAATAAATTCCAGATATGAAAAAGCTGTGGCAGATGTATTTGACAGCTTAGTACCGGTCAGAGCTCATGGACTCATTGAACTGACAAAGCTAATAGATTCTGCTGATCCTGAGACTATTTCTAAAAAGCATTACATATTCTGCATATTTCAG gAACTACTTAAAGACAATGACTCTTACATTTATCTATCAGCTATAAATGGCTTAGCTTCACTGTGTATCCATTGTACTGAAGACGTCCTGCATGTACTGTGTAAAGAATTCCTAAAACAAGTTTTAGAACAGAATCAAATAGTCACTCAAGAAGTCGAAAACAAAATAGCAGAATTGAGAATGAAAATTGGTGATGTTATTGTTCAAGTAACAAAAAGGCTAG GTGATATGGCAATCGTGCATAAAACGGTACTCCTCAATACAATGCTGTGTGGATGTCGAGATGATGATCCACTAATCAGAACATCTGCTATCTCCAATTTAGCTGAAATAGCTAGAGTCCTGCACTATAAGATGGGTACTATTATTTATGAG GTTTTACTCTGTATTTGGAATATCATAGGAACCGACAACGCAGTAGAATGCAGACGGGCCGCCGTCATGGTGATCGCCAATTTAATAAAGGGCCTCGGAAAAGAAACGCTACTTGAACTCAAAGATAATTTACTACCGATTTATAGGTCATTGAAAAATGTATACAGAGACGAAAATGAGGATCCGGTTTTGAGGCTCCACGCTCAGCTGGCCTTGGAAGAACTGAACGATGTCGTTAAAGATTTTCTATTTCcagaaataaaaatggaaaaacaaatatttgttaTCGATCGACCGGACgttgtgtataaataa
- the LOC101742312 gene encoding transport and Golgi organization protein 6 isoform X2 — translation MFINEHTKNLDKTKGEPDFDNYVLLKDLLHKIFEGIDELATEIRKDDTLLISVKQQKVLRTCFQLVASLGVSTCLIPGLGISISKRCSFSNTIPSFNLSQEQKYSILVDCTDFIHRSYEIPVYKNIIMTLHLSDYLAALIQLSFAQLKKPGTYKDFVMTEEMYKTFTNDRQKYLKIYDNLVSTCFQPTLMKELLVLQSITDPTPPAFLQRVISNEMSKRLLASGGLLSLIRCFIESYNADTGCEWKKIDMICRIVSVVHKGYSKTDYLKNMCSQLKQVLSLNNRQYSSTGIACLLTLYDKYKDDISVSDLVKGTFNTLNYETMISNSKLPGTVIFSPQEIEQKINILHSCTYLKIDWPAELIKPNIYVLFLIGARCTKNVDMQTKVKELLLRCMEQLNKEEVSSIMYKILIEQDHLQSSDILVEEYDAGVTIKAISERPVLKKDQLLIYFLKLFEASGDSLFVANVFEVSLLIATELNIQRKKKPNKDMLLVEDDDPLLIDKIDEQYALILQLLSEISNTPKITSTLKKNPLIVVQFIEYFIVQNYNSEEECSTVALVLLNVILSNAIKGDSLQSTLDRLKPVLDKISKDYSNYNHLLAKEALSYINTGNCEKINSRYEKAVADVFDSLVPVRAHGLIELTKLIDSADPETISKKHYIFCIFQELLKDNDSYIYLSAINGLASLCIHCTEDVLHVLCKEFLKQVLEQNQIVTQEVENKIAELRMKIGDVIVQVTKRLGDMAIVHKTVLLNTMLCGCRDDDPLIRTSAISNLAEIARVLHYKMGTIIYEVLLCIWNIIGTDNAVECRRAAVMVIANLIKGLGKETLLELKDNLLPIYRSLKNVYRDENEDPVLRLHAQLALEELNDVVKDFLFPEIKMEKQIFVIDRPDVVYK, via the exons ATGTTCATTAATGAGCATACTAAAAACCTAGATAAAACTAAAGGAGAACCTGATTTTGACAACTATGTTCTATTGAAAGAtcttttacataaaatattcgaGGGAATAGATGAGCTAGCGACAGAAATAAGAAAGGATGATACTCTATTGATAAGTGTTAAACAACAGAAAGTTCTAAGAACATGCTTCCAGTTGGTAGCATCGCTTGGTGTTTCAACATGCCTTATACCTGGACTAGGAATTTCTATTTCAAAAAGATGCTCGTTTTCAAATACAATTCCTTCCTTTAATTTAAGTCAAgaacaaaaatattcaatattagtTGATTGTACAGATTTTATTCACAGGTCATACGAAATACCTGtctataaaaacataataatgacCTTACATTTGTCTGACTACTTAGCAGCTCTAATACAATTGTCGTTTGCTCAGTTGAAGAAACCAGGAACATATAAGGACTTTGTCATGACTGAAGAAATGTACAAAACATTCACTAATGATAGACAAAAGTATCTAAAAATCTATGATAATTTAGTAAGTACCTGTTTCCAGCCTACACTCATGAAAGAGTTGCTTGTATTACAGAGTATAACAGATCCGACACCTCCGGCCTTTCTTCAGAGGGTAATTTCAAATGAGATGAGTAAAAGATTGTTGGCCTCAGGTGGATTGTTAAGTTTGATAAGATGCTTCATTGAAAGCTATAATGCTGATACTGGTTGTGAATGGAAAAAAATTGATATGATCTGCAGGATAGTATCAGTTGTGCATAAAGGTTACTCTAAAACTGATTACTTAAAAAACATGTGTTCACAGTTGAAACAAGTTTTATCCTTAAACAATAGACAGTACTCATCAACTGGTATAGCTTGTTTACTTACACTATATGACAAGTACAAAGATGATATATCTGTTTCTGACTTGGTCAAAGGAACATTCAACACATTAAACTATGAAACTATGATTTCTAACTCTAAACTACCTGGCACTGTTATTTTTTCTCCACAAGAAATAgaacaaaaaatcaatattctACATTCATGTACATATTTGAAGATAGATTGGCCTGCGGAATTAATAAAacctaatatttatgtattattctTAATTGGAGCAAGGTGTACAAAGAATGTAGATATGCAAACAAAAGTAAAAGAGCTACTATTGAGATGTATGGAACAATTAAATAAAGAGGAAGTTTCAAgtataatgtataaaattttaattgaacaagATCATCTACAGTCATCAGATATATTGGTTGAAGAATATGATGCTGGAGTCACTATAAAAGCAATCTCAGAGAGACCTGTGTTAAAGAAAGACCagttacttatttatttcttgaAACTATTTGAAGCTTCAGGTGATAGTTTGTTTGTTGCCAATGTCTTTGAGGTCTCCTTATTGATAGCTACAGAGTTAAATATACAGAGGAAAAAAAAGCCAAATAAAGATATGCTGTTGGTAGAAGATGATGATCCACTATTGATTGATAAAATTGATGAGCAATATGCCTTAATATTGCAGTTACTCTCTGAGATATCCAACACACCCAAAATAACTAGCACATTAAAAAAGAACCCTCTCATTGTAGTTCAATTTATAGAATATTTCATTGTCCAAAATTACAATTCAGAAGAAGAATGCTCCACAGTCGCTTTAGTTCTTTTGAATGTAATTTTGTCAAATGCTATAAAGGGGGACAGTTTGCAAAGTACATTGGATCGACTGAAACCTGTGTTGGACAAAATATCAAAAGATTACTCTAATTATAACCATTTGCTTGCCAAAGAAGCCCTGTCCTACATCAACACTGGGAATTGTGAGAAAATAAATTCCAGATATGAAAAAGCTGTGGCAGATGTATTTGACAGCTTAGTACCGGTCAGAGCTCATGGACTCATTGAACTGACAAAGCTAATAGATTCTGCTGATCCTGAGACTATTTCTAAAAAGCATTACATATTCTGCATATTTCAG gAACTACTTAAAGACAATGACTCTTACATTTATCTATCAGCTATAAATGGCTTAGCTTCACTGTGTATCCATTGTACTGAAGACGTCCTGCATGTACTGTGTAAAGAATTCCTAAAACAAGTTTTAGAACAGAATCAAATAGTCACTCAAGAAGTCGAAAACAAAATAGCAGAATTGAGAATGAAAATTGGTGATGTTATTGTTCAAGTAACAAAAAGGCTAG GTGATATGGCAATCGTGCATAAAACGGTACTCCTCAATACAATGCTGTGTGGATGTCGAGATGATGATCCACTAATCAGAACATCTGCTATCTCCAATTTAGCTGAAATAGCTAGAGTCCTGCACTATAAGATGGGTACTATTATTTATGAG GTTTTACTCTGTATTTGGAATATCATAGGAACCGACAACGCAGTAGAATGCAGACGGGCCGCCGTCATGGTGATCGCCAATTTAATAAAGGGCCTCGGAAAAGAAACGCTACTTGAACTCAAAGATAATTTACTACCGATTTATAGGTCATTGAAAAATGTATACAGAGACGAAAATGAGGATCCGGTTTTGAGGCTCCACGCTCAGCTGGCCTTGGAAGAACTGAACGATGTCGTTAAAGATTTTCTATTTCcagaaataaaaatggaaaaacaaatatttgttaTCGATCGACCGGACgttgtgtataaataa
- the LOC101738011 gene encoding uncharacterized protein LOC101738011, protein MSNYLNIIIIGFFYLITSGSSIPEIEDNEDVLHLIGEPDFRDVRLRWEYGKVDEKDRPKLLAFQVHYCELQAWGHSRCRTKVIDNLVEEMSTSSTIDTSTTTSGPVARRGRAYSTRITGLRMATTYSFEVRPVRRDARDLADPQSIGSKIIIVPTRGFSARAIQCLPHASEVEVSTGPYFGGRIAVEAADGGPERCSIRGNPNSAQDAYILRIHHDECGSDVNETTVATYVIVQENLPILTHSTRRFLVICTYKPETLTVRAGINLPKSSPGDVLNSFNSHHTGDVEPFENQDMDYNELRPARLEAIKEETKSGGYSEITLVMFLVVAAFGGIALLIWKVVPQSAKDNASASTISSLSPTSIFNRRNRDRFSDHGSIYSITLSDKDAVVQKPTEADNTSEA, encoded by the exons AtgtcaaattatttaaatattattataattggatttttttatttaataacatcTGGTTCTTCGATTCCCGAAATTGAAGACAATGAAG ATGTGCTGCATTTAATAGGAGAGCCGGACTTTCGAGATGTGCGACTCCGTTGGGAATATGGCAAAGTTGATGAGAAAGATAGACCGAAACTTCTAGCGTTTCAAGTACACTACTGTGAACTTCAAGCCTGGGGACATTCCCGATGTCGTACGAAG GTCATAGATAACTTGGTGGAGGAGATGTCCACGAGTAGTACAATAGATACATCAACAACGACATCGGGTCCGGTTGCGCGCCGCGGTCGTGCATACAGCACACGCATCACCGGCCTGCGCATGGCCACCACATACTCATTCGAAGTGCGTCCTGTGAGGCGAGACGCACGCGACCTCGCCGACCCGCAGTCGATTGGATCGAAAATCATCATTGTGCCCACAAGAGGAT TTTCAGCCCGAGCTATCCAGTGCTTACCCCACGCGAGCGAAGTGGAAGTGTCGACGGGACCTTATTTTGGCGGTCGCATAGCCGTCGAGGCAGCGGACGGCGGCCCAGAGCGGTGCTCCATACGAGGCAATCCCAACAGCGCACAAGACGCATACATTTTACGCATCCATCACGACGAGTGCGGGTCCGACGTGAACGAGACAACCGTTGCTACATACGTTATCGTTCAAGAGAACCTGCCTATTCTAACCCATAGCACACGACG TTTCCTTGTAATATGCACGTATAAGCCGGAGACGTTGACAGTGCGAGCGGGCATTAATTTACCTAAGTCTAGCCCCGGAGATGTCCTGAATAGTTTCAATTCTCATCACACAGGCGATGTGGAGCCTTTTGAGAATCAAGATATGGACTATAATGAACTCCGACCAGCGAGACTTGAAGCCATAAAGGAAGAAACTAAATCAg gTGGTTATAGTGAGATCACTTTGGTAATGTTTTTGGTTGTAGCTGCTTTCGGGGGAATAGCTTTATTAATATGGAAAGTTGTCCCACAAAGCGCCAAAGACAACGCTTCTGCATCGACAATATCCTCTTTATCTCCTACCAGTATATTTAACAGGCGAAACAGAGACAGATTTTCAGACCACGGTTCTATTTACTCAATCACGTTATCAGATAAAGATGCGGTGGTGCAGAAGCCGACTGAAGCTGACAATACTTCAGAAGCGTGA